Proteins found in one Brachyspira murdochii DSM 12563 genomic segment:
- a CDS encoding N-6 DNA methylase: MNKLKSSKYKNLYNILKNVAYKHTIAKVFYDFIAMTALNIAIGISLNMEDKEKRIEQFKKIAVAYDENEMEFFNAFKLGLVNEYQSNRYQDVLGVLFQELELKNDFKGQFFTPYELSYCMNKINFDKSLLESKSFIYCNEPAAGSGGIVIASCQIVEELGYNYAEKLIWNINDLDLMCVYMSFIQLNLIGASALIQHCNTLSMEVFDRFYTLGYILNRCGERLRIEKKCNKMLELIKDI; the protein is encoded by the coding sequence ATGAATAAATTAAAATCATCTAAATATAAAAATCTGTATAACATATTAAAGAATGTTGCTTATAAACATACAATAGCTAAAGTATTTTATGATTTTATAGCTATGACAGCATTAAATATTGCAATAGGAATAAGTCTTAATATGGAAGATAAGGAAAAAAGAATAGAACAATTTAAAAAAATTGCTGTTGCTTATGATGAAAATGAAATGGAGTTTTTTAATGCATTTAAATTAGGATTAGTAAATGAATACCAGAGTAACAGATATCAGGATGTATTAGGAGTTTTATTTCAAGAACTTGAATTAAAAAATGATTTCAAAGGTCAATTTTTTACACCTTATGAATTATCATACTGTATGAATAAAATTAATTTTGATAAATCATTATTGGAAAGTAAATCTTTTATTTACTGCAATGAACCAGCAGCAGGAAGCGGAGGAATTGTTATAGCTTCATGTCAGATAGTAGAAGAATTAGGCTATAATTATGCAGAAAAATTAATATGGAATATTAATGATTTAGATTTGATGTGTGTATATATGTCATTTATACAATTAAACTTAATAGGAGCTTCTGCTTTAATACAGCATTGCAATACATTAAGTATGGAAGTTTTTGATAGGTTTTATACACTCGGATATATTTTAAATAGATGCGGTGAAAGACTTCGGATAGAAAAAAAGTGCAATAAAATGTTGGAATTAATAAAAGATATATAA
- a CDS encoding AAA family ATPase, producing the protein MMRIHKLQIADNGYCLQSYKKYLEELKKTARDGKDPKCTKCDEDGFLKVSDDLSFSGRRYSLPTMCDCVSDEKTKISEKIERIDNLIKTYNLVFGTLDNEMTLDIFAKRFNQTELINSIKKYLNVGSTMSLYFRGKSGTGKTTMLKMLWQIYVINNIKVMYMKASHFEDLHKNLFNQNAKDKDMKATIDKKIDNAKNADIIMIDDIDSVGFHYAIDGYYKIFDNIRSGEKTVILTSNKSYDDLLKSLNKKTDSEYMKGRLTSRLLNLKIIEIEMQKYKELITA; encoded by the coding sequence ATGATGCGTATTCACAAATTGCAAATTGCGGATAACGGATATTGTCTGCAAAGCTATAAAAAATATTTGGAAGAATTAAAAAAAACAGCAAGGGACGGAAAAGACCCAAAATGTACTAAATGCGATGAGGATGGATTTTTAAAAGTTTCAGATGATTTAAGTTTTTCAGGAAGACGATACAGTCTGCCTACTATGTGCGACTGTGTAAGCGATGAAAAAACTAAAATATCAGAAAAGATAGAAAGAATTGATAACCTTATAAAAACATATAATTTAGTATTCGGCACATTAGATAATGAAATGACTTTGGATATTTTTGCAAAAAGATTTAATCAAACTGAGCTGATTAATTCTATAAAAAAATATTTGAATGTAGGAAGTACAATGTCATTATATTTCAGAGGGAAGAGCGGAACAGGTAAAACTACAATGCTAAAAATGTTATGGCAGATATATGTTATTAATAACATCAAAGTAATGTATATGAAGGCTAGCCATTTTGAAGATTTGCATAAAAATTTATTTAATCAAAATGCTAAAGATAAAGATATGAAAGCCACTATTGATAAAAAAATAGATAATGCCAAAAATGCAGATATTATTATGATAGATGATATTGACAGCGTAGGCTTTCATTATGCCATAGATGGATACTATAAAATATTTGATAATATAAGAAGCGGAGAAAAAACTGTGATACTGACATCAAATAAAAGCTATGATGATTTATTAAAGAGTTTGAATAAAAAAACTGATTCTGAATATATGAAAGGCAGACTTACAAGCAGACTATTAAACTTAAAAATTATAGAAATAGAAATGCAGAAGTATAAAGAATTAATAACTGCTTAA
- a CDS encoding flavin reductase produces MNTFALTKLSYGMYILTTLDGDKPVGCTINTSTQITSTPTTIMISVNKNNYTNECIKKTGKFALSILSEKSDGVLIGGFGFRSSRDVNKFENVSYEMKEGLPIIKAANAYLICKVVNTLEVYTHTIFIGELIDADIFDNEANSMTYAYYHNVVKGKTPPNASTANAYKEEKKEEKKEEVKAVYRCKICGFEYKGSVPFEDLPSDWVCPICGEPKSNFEKIS; encoded by the coding sequence ATGAACACTTTTGCTTTAACTAAACTTTCATACGGAATGTATATTTTAACTACTCTTGACGGAGATAAACCTGTAGGGTGCACTATTAATACTTCTACTCAAATAACTTCTACTCCTACTACTATAATGATTAGTGTTAATAAAAATAACTACACTAATGAATGCATAAAGAAAACTGGTAAATTTGCTCTTTCTATTCTTTCTGAGAAAAGCGATGGTGTTTTGATAGGCGGATTTGGGTTTAGAAGTTCAAGAGATGTTAATAAATTTGAAAATGTATCTTATGAAATGAAGGAAGGTCTTCCTATAATAAAGGCTGCTAATGCTTATTTAATATGCAAAGTAGTTAATACATTAGAAGTTTATACTCATACTATATTTATAGGAGAATTAATCGATGCCGACATATTTGATAATGAGGCTAATTCTATGACATATGCCTACTATCACAATGTAGTTAAAGGTAAAACTCCTCCTAATGCTTCTACTGCAAATGCATACAAAGAAGAGAAGAAAGAAGAAAAAAAAGAAGAGGTTAAAGCTGTTTACAGATGTAAAATATGCGGATTTGAGTATAAGGGCAGTGTTCCATTTGAGGATTTACCTAGCGATTGGGTATGTCCTATATGCGGAGAGCCTAAAAGTAATTTTGAAAAAATCTCATAA
- a CDS encoding HNH endonuclease signature motif containing protein: MRRDEKAYKRYKSKKWRAFRESFLKENPLCKNFEECHNFAEHVDHIKRIESEDDPLFYDKNNLQALCKRCHSRKTAKEDGAFGNKKKDY; encoded by the coding sequence ATGAGAAGAGATGAAAAAGCATATAAAAGATACAAAAGCAAAAAATGGCGTGCTTTTAGAGAAAGTTTTTTGAAAGAAAATCCGCTTTGCAAAAACTTTGAGGAATGCCATAACTTTGCTGAACATGTGGACCATATAAAAAGAATAGAAAGCGAAGATGATCCTCTGTTTTATGATAAAAATAATCTGCAGGCTTTATGCAAAAGGTGTCATAGCAGAAAAACAGCAAAAGAAGATGGAGCTTTTGGAAATAAAAAGAAAGATTATTAA
- a CDS encoding single-stranded DNA-binding protein: MSDHNIVTLIGRLTADPQRKYTQGGMEIAEFSIANNYYVITKNTTEVNYFDIVAFGKLAETVSKYLIKGKQVLICGTLRQERWQDKNTNTTKSKVRIIMQSMQMLADKKDVNNAVENNSQEDDADRHLLGEEVPF; encoded by the coding sequence ATGAGCGATCATAACATTGTAACATTAATAGGAAGGCTAACTGCTGACCCGCAGCGAAAATATACACAAGGAGGAATGGAAATTGCTGAGTTTTCTATAGCAAACAATTATTATGTAATTACAAAAAATACTACAGAAGTAAATTATTTTGATATAGTAGCTTTTGGAAAATTAGCAGAAACAGTAAGTAAATATCTTATAAAAGGAAAGCAAGTTTTAATATGCGGAACACTAAGGCAGGAAAGATGGCAGGATAAAAATACAAACACTACTAAATCTAAAGTGAGAATAATTATGCAGTCAATGCAGATGCTTGCTGATAAAAAAGATGTGAATAATGCAGTAGAAAATAATAGTCAGGAAGATGATGCCGATAGGCACCTACTCGGTGAGGAGGTACCGTTTTAA
- a CDS encoding nucleotide modification associated domain-containing protein encodes MNKEDLIINECEELKNLLIKKNKDYGNSYDKTLHEYGISIGLIRIEDKLNRLKTLILSKEKPMVEESIIDTVFDIAGYAVLFSIYLKEQGSNKGGK; translated from the coding sequence ATGAATAAAGAAGATTTAATTATTAATGAATGTGAAGAGCTTAAAAACTTATTAATTAAGAAGAATAAAGATTATGGAAATAGTTATGATAAAACATTGCATGAGTACGGTATAAGCATAGGATTAATAAGAATAGAAGATAAATTAAACAGATTAAAAACTCTTATACTATCAAAAGAAAAGCCAATGGTAGAGGAAAGTATTATTGATACTGTATTTGATATAGCAGGCTATGCAGTTCTTTTTAGTATTTATCTAAAAGAACAAGGTAGTAATAAAGGAGGAAAGTGA
- a CDS encoding tyrosine-type recombinase/integrase, whose translation MASKSNNKLIVQNNNNIITEKQAELLIKQANYLNILDYMKEEQLIKQIDYEIEKENFFKQCSKTKSNHTKRQYRNGLNKLEEYCKMNKKNILFIKAREADDFITEVNSSELSNLSIRALVSSCSSFFSFLERRYPFMKNPFRGTKTRPPVKNKKRLEVPTKKEIELIIKDIADPLIKVAIIFIMECGVRVGALPKLEIRNNKYYSYSKGKEISWKVTDKVIKLLAKARRAKQNNLSFNNPFKNKSSEVIRNIFYRSSKRLYQQGKIKAAYSIHDIRHYFAVTLYKQTKDIELIRQALNHSSIAITGIYLKSLEVE comes from the coding sequence ATGGCTTCTAAAAGCAATAATAAATTAATAGTACAAAACAATAATAATATAATAACAGAAAAACAAGCGGAACTTCTCATTAAGCAAGCTAACTACTTAAATATACTTGACTATATGAAAGAAGAGCAGCTTATTAAACAGATAGATTATGAAATAGAAAAAGAAAACTTTTTTAAGCAATGTTCAAAAACAAAAAGCAATCACACAAAAAGACAATATAGAAACGGACTTAATAAACTAGAGGAATACTGCAAAATGAATAAGAAAAATATTTTATTTATTAAAGCAAGAGAAGCTGATGATTTTATAACGGAAGTCAATTCAAGTGAACTTTCTAATTTAAGTATACGTGCATTAGTTTCTTCATGTTCCTCTTTCTTTTCTTTTTTAGAGAGAAGATATCCGTTTATGAAAAATCCTTTTCGAGGTACAAAAACTCGTCCGCCTGTGAAGAACAAAAAAAGACTTGAAGTCCCAACTAAAAAAGAAATTGAATTAATAATTAAAGATATAGCAGATCCTCTTATAAAAGTGGCCATCATTTTTATAATGGAATGCGGAGTACGTGTTGGTGCTTTACCTAAACTAGAAATAAGAAATAACAAATATTATTCATATTCAAAAGGCAAGGAAATAAGCTGGAAAGTTACAGATAAAGTTATTAAATTATTGGCTAAAGCCCGCAGAGCGAAACAGAATAATCTTTCTTTTAATAATCCTTTCAAAAATAAAAGTTCTGAAGTGATAAGAAACATTTTTTATAGAAGTTCAAAGCGTTTATATCAGCAAGGTAAAATAAAAGCTGCATATTCTATACATGATATAAGGCATTATTTTGCTGTTACTTTATACAAACAAACCAAAGATATAGAACTCATTAGACAGGCATTAAATCATAGCAGTATAGCTATAACAGGAATATACTTAAAAAGTTTGGAGGTAGAATAA
- a CDS encoding NERD domain-containing protein, translating to MEYEKLITKLAYDYNIFNKDSSIENILELFKDTNEISIKELNLLIFIIINEKSYSNFCKELKNITNIYSDEQLSSLFLSFIAIANSDSIDITMQYRNKLENEKELNMVSMTNSNIKLENNYFSCNDIIDTTVDLLDFNFKLFKYITNNKEIISSTINYMNIDLVRENNKFLILKTIYEYICFENAFLSEVSIYKYKIEYKDKFHILKYINLLKVNEKLISSLMNTHNLKIYYFDNIYIENLKINEMTGEIFFDIEKKSVKNMYIEGRMKLYINSLVIYHYYYDKNYNDMALNFFRVFIALDYILYNVSNYITDTKHNINFYLFKINKKLLSEYCTKITNLDSNICDDIIEYLTYDNKSSFWNKPLIKNGDFYHLLITPIKYGNIIFIVDEYMNNKTTCFKDKKGNLFEKFVVDEITLLLSEKKFFYKIDHGKYKISKKEMEEIDFILETKNTIIVAEIKCIRYPFNSQLIQRYETIINKAVDQIIRKTTFLIKNNKKFQNKKISFQNKKIIKCVITNYSLFSGTERSGVYIIDINMLRKYINVGKEGFIKYDLSTREKHEIAKNLYNTEDGIF from the coding sequence ATGGAATATGAAAAACTTATTACAAAATTAGCATATGATTATAACATATTTAATAAAGATTCTAGTATAGAAAATATTTTAGAGCTTTTTAAAGATACAAATGAAATTAGTATTAAAGAATTAAATTTATTAATATTCATTATTATCAATGAAAAAAGTTACTCTAATTTTTGTAAAGAATTAAAAAATATAACTAACATATATTCAGATGAACAATTAAGTAGTCTATTTTTAAGTTTTATAGCAATTGCTAATTCTGATAGCATAGATATCACTATGCAGTATAGAAATAAATTAGAAAATGAAAAAGAATTAAATATGGTATCTATGACAAATAGTAATATAAAATTAGAAAATAATTATTTTTCATGTAATGATATTATTGACACTACTGTAGATCTTTTAGACTTTAATTTTAAATTATTTAAGTATATAACTAACAATAAGGAAATAATATCATCTACTATCAATTATATGAATATTGATCTAGTAAGAGAAAATAATAAATTTTTAATTTTAAAAACTATTTATGAATATATATGTTTTGAAAATGCATTTTTATCTGAAGTTAGTATTTATAAATATAAAATAGAATATAAAGATAAGTTTCATATATTAAAATATATTAATTTATTGAAGGTTAATGAAAAATTAATATCTTCTCTAATGAATACTCATAACTTGAAAATATATTATTTTGATAACATATACATAGAAAATTTAAAAATAAACGAAATGACTGGTGAAATATTTTTTGATATAGAAAAAAAGTCGGTAAAAAATATGTATATAGAAGGTAGAATGAAATTATATATAAATAGTTTAGTAATATACCATTATTACTATGATAAAAATTATAATGATATGGCACTAAATTTTTTCAGAGTGTTTATTGCATTAGATTATATACTATACAATGTATCAAATTATATAACTGATACAAAGCATAATATCAATTTTTATTTATTTAAAATAAATAAAAAATTACTATCTGAATATTGTACAAAAATAACTAATTTAGATAGTAATATTTGTGATGATATAATAGAATATTTAACTTATGATAATAAATCTAGTTTTTGGAATAAACCTTTAATAAAAAATGGTGATTTTTATCATTTATTAATTACACCTATAAAATATGGCAATATTATATTTATTGTAGATGAATATATGAATAATAAAACAACTTGTTTTAAAGATAAAAAAGGAAATCTATTTGAAAAATTTGTCGTAGATGAAATTACACTTCTATTATCTGAAAAAAAATTTTTTTATAAAATAGATCATGGTAAATATAAAATTTCTAAAAAAGAGATGGAGGAAATAGATTTTATATTAGAAACAAAAAATACAATTATAGTAGCTGAAATTAAATGTATTAGATATCCATTTAATTCACAGTTAATACAAAGATATGAAACTATTATTAATAAAGCGGTTGATCAAATAATAAGAAAAACTACATTTTTAATAAAAAATAATAAAAAATTTCAAAATAAAAAAATTTCATTTCAAAATAAAAAAATTATTAAATGTGTTATAACAAATTATAGTTTATTTTCTGGAACAGAAAGATCTGGAGTTTATATTATAGATATAAATATGCTTCGTAAATATATTAATGTTGGTAAAGAAGGATTTATCAAGTATGACTTAAGTACTAGAGAAAAACATGAAATAGCTAAAAACTTATATAATACTGAAGATGGAATTTTCTAA